A section of the Devosia rhizoryzae genome encodes:
- a CDS encoding DeoR/GlpR family DNA-binding transcription regulator, which yields MSGEIAPRLGTGAEPAALDTRRAADRRQAILHAVRTNGAASVAELAARFDVTYQTIRRDLRTLEDQGLLQKGFGGAFASPGVAHHSHDERHGIQMTVKRQLVLALEEFLVPGATIFVGLGTTFDSLHEVLARHPGVLIATPNLEVAHSCALKTDATVYVYGGYVRNKDSSVLTLADESRQRFKFDLAVIGASAIDRDGTVQEFDPMEVDLVRSILPQARQVILVAHDEKFEKRAPHVVMQMAEVDVLITNGDPISRFETASALASTRVIAVP from the coding sequence ATGAGCGGCGAAATCGCGCCGCGCCTGGGCACTGGCGCGGAACCGGCCGCTCTCGATACCAGGCGCGCGGCCGATCGCCGCCAGGCCATTTTGCATGCGGTGCGCACCAATGGCGCCGCGTCGGTCGCCGAACTTGCGGCGCGCTTCGACGTCACCTACCAGACGATCAGGCGCGATCTTCGCACGCTCGAAGACCAAGGCCTCTTGCAAAAGGGGTTTGGCGGCGCCTTCGCCTCGCCCGGCGTGGCCCATCACAGCCATGACGAGCGTCACGGAATCCAGATGACGGTCAAGCGTCAGCTGGTGCTGGCGCTAGAAGAGTTCCTTGTCCCCGGCGCGACCATATTCGTCGGTTTGGGGACCACGTTCGACAGCCTCCACGAAGTGCTGGCTCGCCATCCCGGCGTGCTGATTGCAACGCCCAATCTGGAAGTGGCCCATTCCTGCGCGCTAAAGACCGACGCCACAGTCTATGTTTATGGCGGTTATGTCCGCAACAAGGACTCCTCGGTTCTGACCCTTGCCGATGAAAGTCGACAGCGTTTCAAATTTGACCTTGCCGTCATCGGCGCCAGCGCCATCGATCGCGATGGGACGGTTCAGGAGTTCGACCCGATGGAAGTCGACCTCGTCCGGTCCATCCTGCCCCAGGCGCGTCAGGTCATCCTTGTCGCTCATGACGAAAAGTTCGAAAAACGCGCTCCCCATGTGGTTATGCAGATGGCCGAGGTGGACGTGCTGATCACTAATGGCGACCCCATCAGCCGCTTTGAAACGGCATCTGCCCTGGCCTCGACGCGGGTGATCGCAGTCCCTTAG
- a CDS encoding N-acetylglucosamine-6-phosphate deacetylase produces the protein MISDGLFDLQVNGYAGVDFNNPSMTPAQFDLALEAMLASGVTQCLPTIITAFPNELAARFAALDRAVRSSRLGSVMVPGYHLEGPFLNAGDGYSGCHPQAAMADPDAALVARIEEGLTRPILLVTLAPERDGAMDFIAAMRRQGKTLAMAHSAAGFAQVRAAADAGLTISTHLGNGLPHTLPKLENTLLAQLSEPRLAACLIADGHHMSPDALTAMIRLKGADKCILVTDAVLGAAAAPGVYTFAGMAVERTATGAMVQPRRTVLAGSTLRLDEAVRNAMRWTGLGAETALAMASRMPRRALAHSMRKYRIDMESGRVRWASDMTPTIERLPAL, from the coding sequence ATGATCAGTGACGGCCTCTTCGATCTGCAGGTGAACGGCTATGCCGGAGTGGATTTTAATAATCCTTCCATGACGCCGGCACAGTTCGACCTGGCACTCGAAGCCATGCTCGCGTCAGGCGTAACACAATGCCTTCCTACCATCATCACCGCGTTCCCAAATGAGCTCGCCGCGCGCTTCGCAGCGCTCGACCGTGCCGTGCGTTCGAGCAGGCTGGGTTCGGTCATGGTACCCGGTTATCATCTCGAAGGGCCGTTTCTCAATGCAGGCGATGGCTATTCCGGGTGCCACCCGCAAGCCGCGATGGCAGATCCTGATGCTGCGCTTGTCGCTCGCATCGAGGAAGGTCTCACGCGTCCGATCCTCCTCGTGACGCTGGCGCCGGAACGCGATGGGGCGATGGACTTCATCGCCGCCATGCGGCGCCAGGGCAAAACTCTGGCCATGGCCCATTCGGCGGCGGGTTTTGCTCAGGTCCGCGCTGCCGCGGATGCGGGACTGACTATTTCGACCCATCTCGGCAACGGCCTGCCCCACACATTGCCCAAGCTCGAGAACACCCTTCTCGCGCAACTGTCGGAGCCGCGTCTCGCCGCGTGTCTCATCGCCGATGGTCATCACATGTCGCCCGATGCCTTAACTGCCATGATCCGGCTCAAGGGCGCGGACAAGTGTATCCTCGTCACCGACGCCGTCCTCGGTGCGGCCGCGGCCCCTGGCGTCTACACGTTCGCGGGTATGGCGGTGGAGCGCACAGCCACGGGCGCGATGGTGCAGCCGAGAAGGACCGTGTTAGCAGGATCGACCCTGCGCCTTGATGAAGCCGTGCGCAATGCAATGAGATGGACGGGCTTGGGGGCGGAGACTGCGCTCGCAATGGCTTCGAGGATGCCGCGGCGCGCGCTCGCACACAGCATGCGGAAGTACAGGATCGACATGGAAAGCGGCCGTGTGCGGTGGGCTTCCGACATGACCCCCACGATCGAACGGCTGCCAGCGCTCTAA
- a CDS encoding glucosamine-6-phosphate deaminase: MRLKIHDSSEELGRRAAQEGAAEINEAIKTSGRATIIVATGASQFTMLDALVAHDVDWSRVTAFHLDEYVGLSATHEASFRGYLRNRLVERVGTLQEFVEVGGDADDLRGEVARLNARLAGETVDVCFAGIGENCHLAFNDPPADFAVEEPYIVVNLDAACRQQQFGEGWFDSIEAVPARAISMSIRQIMKSRKIVLSVPDKRKALAVRQAVQQPISPLYPASILQQHPDATLHLDRSSASMLE; this comes from the coding sequence ATGAGATTAAAAATACACGACAGTAGCGAGGAGCTTGGCCGGCGCGCAGCTCAAGAGGGGGCTGCCGAGATCAACGAAGCCATCAAAACGTCTGGCCGAGCCACCATCATCGTTGCAACAGGCGCCAGCCAGTTCACCATGCTCGACGCGCTTGTCGCCCATGACGTTGACTGGAGCCGCGTCACGGCTTTCCATCTCGATGAATATGTCGGCCTGTCGGCAACGCATGAGGCGAGCTTCCGAGGTTATTTGCGAAACCGGCTTGTCGAGCGCGTAGGGACCTTGCAAGAGTTCGTGGAGGTGGGAGGCGATGCAGACGACCTCAGAGGGGAGGTGGCGCGGCTTAACGCCCGGCTGGCGGGCGAGACGGTCGACGTGTGTTTTGCCGGTATTGGCGAGAACTGCCATCTCGCCTTCAACGATCCGCCGGCAGACTTTGCGGTCGAGGAGCCCTATATCGTGGTCAACCTCGACGCGGCATGCCGGCAGCAGCAGTTTGGGGAAGGGTGGTTCGACAGTATCGAAGCCGTTCCCGCCCGCGCCATTTCGATGAGCATCAGGCAGATCATGAAGTCCCGAAAGATCGTGCTCAGCGTGCCCGATAAGCGCAAGGCTCTCGCCGTTCGCCAGGCGGTGCAGCAGCCGATATCGCCACTCTATCCTGCATCGATCCTGCAGCAGCACCCTGACGCGACGCTGCATCTCGACCGTTCCTCGGCGAGCATGCTCGAATGA
- a CDS encoding class I SAM-dependent methyltransferase, whose translation MTFYDAHAVAYAADGSVNSRLLPFLSKVPRGGSILELGTGSGKDAKVMIEEGFVVDATDGSTELAAIASNYIGQTVRTMRFEELAVEEAYDGIYASASLLHVPRTDLQSVLRKIHAALRPNGVVWASFKMGSEEGVDSLGRYYNYLHSEELMALWEAAGLWANKKLEQWLGSGFDDQPTNWAAITAIR comes from the coding sequence ATCACCTTCTACGATGCACATGCCGTGGCTTACGCAGCCGATGGCAGCGTCAACTCGCGACTATTGCCCTTTCTGTCCAAGGTACCTCGCGGAGGCTCTATCTTGGAGTTGGGCACAGGAAGTGGAAAAGACGCGAAGGTCATGATTGAGGAAGGTTTTGTGGTGGATGCCACAGACGGCTCAACCGAGCTTGCAGCCATCGCATCGAATTATATTGGCCAGACTGTTCGAACTATGCGCTTCGAGGAATTGGCAGTTGAGGAAGCTTATGACGGCATCTATGCCTCTGCATCACTGCTTCACGTTCCCAGAACAGACCTCCAATCAGTGTTACGGAAGATACATGCGGCCTTGCGACCAAACGGCGTGGTTTGGGCAAGCTTCAAGATGGGATCAGAAGAAGGTGTCGACAGCCTAGGACGGTACTATAATTATCTTCATTCGGAGGAGTTGATGGCACTCTGGGAAGCTGCTGGACTCTGGGCGAATAAAAAATTGGAACAGTGGCTTGGCTCGGGGTTTGATGATCAGCCTACAAACTGGGCAGCAATAACTGCGATCCGCTAA
- a CDS encoding SDR family NAD(P)-dependent oxidoreductase: protein MNLQNRVCFVTGAGGEIGSAIVATLARFGALVEAADLDEGRVATRLGEYPDLAKQCHGLALDVTDEGRWDDVVADILARHGRLDVMVNCAGLFAAGSASIDTMELAEWQRLHAVNVDGAFLGTRAGVRAMREAGGAIVNIGSIVGYFGARSGVAYGSSKAAICGLTMQAAASCVSAGIPVRVNAVHPGYVLTESALADEMKKHGNREAAIAAFSTRNPGGMIIKPNDVAGAVAFLACDLARAINGVQLLVDAGLSTQMPGRAFA, encoded by the coding sequence ATGAACCTTCAGAACCGCGTTTGTTTTGTGACCGGCGCCGGAGGCGAAATCGGCAGCGCCATTGTCGCCACTCTGGCGCGATTCGGAGCCTTGGTGGAGGCGGCCGACCTCGATGAAGGCCGGGTCGCAACGCGGCTAGGGGAATATCCCGATCTTGCAAAACAGTGCCATGGCCTAGCCCTCGACGTCACGGATGAAGGGCGATGGGACGACGTTGTGGCCGACATTCTGGCGCGCCATGGCCGGCTCGACGTGATGGTCAATTGCGCAGGCCTTTTTGCCGCCGGAAGCGCGAGCATCGACACGATGGAACTGGCGGAGTGGCAAAGGCTCCATGCCGTCAACGTCGACGGCGCCTTCCTCGGGACGAGAGCCGGAGTGCGTGCTATGCGCGAGGCGGGCGGGGCCATCGTCAACATTGGCTCGATCGTGGGCTATTTCGGCGCACGCAGCGGCGTCGCCTATGGCAGTAGCAAAGCAGCCATATGCGGCCTCACCATGCAGGCTGCGGCCAGTTGCGTATCAGCAGGCATTCCGGTTCGTGTCAACGCGGTGCATCCGGGATATGTCTTGACGGAGTCGGCGCTTGCGGACGAAATGAAAAAGCACGGCAATCGCGAAGCCGCCATTGCGGCATTCTCCACGCGCAACCCCGGTGGCATGATCATCAAGCCCAACGACGTAGCTGGCGCCGTAGCCTTTCTGGCCTGCGATCTGGCGCGGGCCATAAACGGCGTACAACTCCTGGTCGACGCTGGCCTATCAACCCAAATGCCCGGCCGCGCTTTTGCTTAG
- a CDS encoding MmgE/PrpD family protein: MAISDREWVSRHVALASSAISRADVEVIGRLVADTIAIATYARRHRLGGTAFDETGLAMGSHDSAVWGSALTASPLDAAFLNGSAAEALDFQEVLLNGRNNGHAAVVIVPAVFALAQQRGATSEEVLQALRVGFAANIGLGEALGRAHRTDGRGFRTTSLTATPAAALACAVLISRDVDIALAATGIAACTIPAGLLTAMSPSEGSYSVDKDLSVGFSARHTLHAALLAEGGAKGPSAPITGDKGWLASFASGSADRTYLEIAPESRELSAYSVKLFPANFGCQAAIRSAMELGKEIGAERIERLEVKVKTSSSQSLSTRAIGNHLAARFSLPFAVASACVRERSVLADFEGSAVEDASVLSFMDRVTVEGDAALEARHLDLGIFPARVFAWGAEGLLGEKSYDGPFDGMSDSEAHAVFAAKVEALVDDSVARDLLAYASEPAAPEALRRLF, translated from the coding sequence ATGGCGATTTCAGATCGTGAGTGGGTCAGTCGGCATGTTGCCCTGGCATCATCTGCCATTTCCAGGGCGGACGTCGAGGTTATCGGACGGCTGGTTGCCGACACGATCGCCATTGCCACCTATGCACGCAGGCATCGCCTCGGCGGCACGGCCTTTGACGAGACTGGCCTCGCGATGGGGTCGCATGATAGCGCGGTCTGGGGCTCCGCCTTGACCGCATCGCCGCTTGATGCCGCCTTTCTCAACGGTTCGGCTGCCGAGGCGCTGGATTTTCAGGAAGTGCTGCTTAATGGCCGCAACAATGGCCACGCCGCCGTTGTTATCGTCCCGGCCGTCTTCGCGCTGGCCCAACAACGCGGCGCCACCTCAGAAGAGGTCCTGCAGGCGCTTCGAGTCGGCTTTGCCGCCAATATCGGCCTTGGCGAAGCTTTGGGGCGGGCCCACCGCACAGACGGTCGCGGCTTCCGCACCACATCACTGACGGCAACGCCGGCCGCGGCCCTCGCTTGCGCGGTGCTGATCAGCCGTGATGTCGATATCGCATTGGCCGCCACAGGCATTGCGGCCTGCACCATTCCTGCCGGTTTGCTGACGGCCATGTCGCCCTCCGAGGGCAGCTACAGTGTTGACAAGGACCTGTCCGTCGGCTTTTCCGCGCGCCACACCCTCCATGCAGCACTACTGGCAGAAGGCGGCGCCAAGGGTCCGTCCGCGCCGATCACCGGCGACAAGGGGTGGCTCGCAAGCTTCGCCTCGGGCTCTGCTGATCGCACCTATCTCGAGATCGCCCCCGAAAGCCGTGAGCTTTCTGCCTATTCGGTCAAGCTATTTCCGGCCAATTTCGGCTGCCAAGCGGCCATTCGCTCGGCCATGGAGCTGGGTAAAGAGATTGGGGCCGAACGGATCGAGCGCCTTGAGGTCAAGGTCAAGACCTCGAGCTCGCAGTCGCTTTCCACCCGGGCCATCGGCAATCACCTGGCGGCTCGCTTCAGCCTGCCCTTTGCCGTAGCAAGCGCCTGTGTGCGGGAAAGGTCGGTCCTCGCCGATTTTGAAGGCAGCGCCGTTGAAGATGCCTCGGTCCTGTCTTTCATGGATCGCGTCACGGTTGAGGGCGATGCTGCCCTCGAAGCGCGCCATTTGGACCTGGGGATTTTCCCGGCGCGGGTGTTTGCCTGGGGGGCTGAGGGGCTACTGGGCGAGAAAAGCTATGATGGGCCTTTCGACGGGATGAGCGATAGCGAGGCTCATGCGGTATTTGCAGCAAAGGTCGAGGCGCTTGTCGATGACAGCGTCGCACGGGACTTGCTTGCCTATGCTAGCGAGCCAGCTGCACCCGAAGCCTTGCGCCGTCTGTTCTGA
- a CDS encoding ABC transporter ATP-binding protein has translation MSPDASLEVTDLSISYPIARGPFRAPAELKAVRDVSFTLDRGRTLGVVGESGCGKSTLARGILRLQDPTSGTVQWNGQVVSQLSEAGFRKVRPQMQMVFQDPLASLNPRMRVADIIAEPLLTHRPQLSAADRKAQVLKTMERVGLRPEMAERYPHEFSGGQAQRIGIARAIVLEPGLLICDEAVSALDVSIRAQVLVLLEDLQKTLGIAILFISHDLAVVRYIANEVMVLYLGRVVEYASREVLFANPKHPYTKALIGSVLSKNPLIERHHQGPQIGADLPSPIDPPPGCPFSTRCPLVQPVCRVTMPPLLTQANGARVACHMVGNQAAD, from the coding sequence ATGAGTCCCGACGCTTCGCTCGAGGTTACCGACCTCTCCATTAGCTATCCAATTGCACGCGGACCTTTCAGGGCGCCAGCCGAGCTGAAAGCGGTCCGAGACGTCAGCTTTACGCTCGACCGTGGCAGGACGCTTGGTGTCGTAGGCGAGTCCGGTTGCGGCAAGTCCACCCTGGCGCGGGGCATCCTTAGGCTGCAGGACCCGACCTCGGGCACTGTGCAGTGGAACGGCCAGGTGGTCTCGCAGTTGTCGGAGGCGGGGTTCCGGAAGGTTCGCCCGCAGATGCAGATGGTTTTCCAGGACCCTCTGGCGTCGCTCAACCCGCGCATGCGGGTGGCCGACATCATTGCCGAACCGCTGCTGACCCATCGCCCCCAGCTTTCAGCGGCAGACCGTAAGGCTCAGGTACTCAAGACCATGGAACGCGTCGGGCTGCGCCCCGAAATGGCCGAGCGCTATCCGCACGAGTTTTCCGGTGGCCAAGCCCAGCGCATCGGCATCGCCCGGGCCATTGTGCTCGAGCCGGGGCTGTTGATCTGCGACGAAGCGGTTTCGGCTCTCGATGTCTCCATCCGCGCGCAGGTTTTAGTTCTGCTTGAGGACCTGCAGAAGACTTTGGGGATCGCCATTCTCTTCATCAGCCATGATCTGGCTGTGGTACGCTACATCGCCAATGAGGTAATGGTGCTCTATCTCGGCCGGGTGGTCGAATATGCGTCGCGCGAGGTGTTGTTCGCCAACCCCAAGCATCCCTATACGAAGGCCCTGATCGGCTCCGTCCTCTCCAAAAATCCCTTGATAGAGCGACATCACCAGGGCCCACAAATCGGGGCAGACCTGCCCTCTCCAATCGATCCGCCACCTGGATGCCCATTCAGCACGCGGTGCCCTCTTGTGCAGCCGGTCTGCCGGGTCACCATGCCGCCGCTGCTTACACAGGCCAACGGCGCACGCGTCGCCTGCCACATGGTGGGAAACCAGGCTGCGGACTAG
- a CDS encoding ABC transporter ATP-binding protein, which produces MSEPLLDVRNLSIRFQTQSAPILAVDNVSFSISAGEVLGVVGESGSGKSQTFMALGGLLAANGDATGEALFNGQNLLSLDERQLNRIRGQQISYIFQDPMTALNPFRTVAAQLCELLELHRGLDMAAARSGALQLLERVRIPEARRRLDMYPHELSGGMRQRVMIAMALSNRPKLLIADEPTTALDVTVQIQVLDILDELRRDENLAVVLITHDMGVVARLAHRVMVVYAGTIVEQGKVDEVLMHPSHPYTVGLLSSMPDLAAPTRAISPIPGYPPDGRQARQGCMFEPRCSSADGMCRTVVPVLRALPNGQWAACHHPVLDDSTLLAGAQA; this is translated from the coding sequence GTGAGTGAGCCATTGCTGGACGTCCGCAACCTGTCGATACGCTTCCAGACTCAATCTGCACCCATTCTGGCCGTCGATAATGTCAGCTTTTCCATCTCTGCTGGTGAAGTTCTGGGCGTTGTCGGGGAGTCGGGCTCGGGCAAGAGCCAGACATTCATGGCGCTGGGCGGCCTGTTGGCAGCCAATGGCGACGCGACCGGGGAAGCTTTGTTCAACGGACAGAACCTGCTTTCCCTCGATGAGCGCCAGCTCAACCGCATTCGCGGCCAACAGATCTCCTATATCTTCCAGGACCCGATGACGGCACTCAATCCGTTTCGGACCGTCGCGGCGCAGTTGTGTGAATTGCTGGAGCTGCATCGCGGCCTGGACATGGCGGCGGCGCGCAGTGGGGCGCTGCAGTTGCTGGAGCGTGTACGCATTCCCGAAGCAAGGCGACGGCTCGACATGTATCCGCACGAGCTGTCCGGTGGCATGCGGCAACGCGTCATGATCGCCATGGCCTTGTCCAACCGCCCGAAACTGCTGATCGCCGACGAGCCCACCACGGCGCTGGACGTTACAGTGCAAATCCAGGTGCTCGACATTTTGGATGAACTGCGCCGCGACGAGAATCTCGCCGTCGTTCTGATCACCCACGACATGGGCGTGGTCGCCAGGCTCGCTCATCGCGTCATGGTTGTCTATGCCGGCACCATCGTCGAGCAGGGTAAGGTGGATGAGGTGCTTATGCATCCGAGCCATCCCTATACGGTGGGCCTGTTGAGCAGCATGCCTGATCTGGCCGCTCCCACGCGTGCCATCAGCCCCATTCCCGGCTATCCACCCGATGGGCGCCAGGCCCGCCAGGGCTGCATGTTCGAGCCACGCTGCAGCAGTGCGGACGGCATGTGCAGGACGGTGGTTCCCGTCTTGCGCGCTTTGCCCAACGGTCAATGGGCGGCATGTCACCATCCTGTGCTTGACGACAGCACCCTGCTCGCAGGAGCTCAGGCATGA
- a CDS encoding ABC transporter permease has product MSLSFFLGKLLRFILTVWAAATLVFILLRMTGDPVAAMVPSDAPQIVIDQYRERFGLGQPLPIQYMAYLRGVLSGDFGISFRTGGSAWELVAPRIVPTLILTGLSLLMALIIGIPAGMVAAMRRGEFVDRFVMGFSVFGFAMPNFFLGILLILLFTLTLRVLPAGGFESALSLIMPAVTLGLATAGSYARMTRSAVLEVLSAPFIRTAKANGVPPLRRMTHHVARSILVPLVTLAGFSVGSMIAGAVVIETVFAWPGIGRLLVTSVTDRDLAVVQLIVILAASTMALSNMIVDLLYGWLDPRIGTKRRSGAM; this is encoded by the coding sequence GTGTCGCTGTCCTTTTTCCTGGGAAAGCTGCTGCGTTTTATCCTGACCGTCTGGGCGGCGGCCACGCTGGTTTTCATTCTGCTGCGCATGACGGGTGATCCCGTGGCGGCGATGGTGCCGTCCGACGCGCCGCAGATCGTCATTGACCAGTACCGCGAACGCTTCGGCCTAGGCCAGCCTCTGCCCATACAATATATGGCATACCTGCGGGGGGTGCTGAGCGGCGATTTCGGCATTTCCTTCCGGACGGGCGGCAGTGCGTGGGAACTTGTTGCCCCGCGAATCGTCCCTACCCTGATCCTTACCGGCCTTTCGCTGCTTATGGCCCTGATCATTGGTATACCCGCCGGTATGGTCGCAGCCATGCGGCGCGGCGAGTTCGTCGACCGCTTCGTCATGGGCTTTTCGGTCTTCGGCTTCGCCATGCCCAACTTCTTCCTCGGCATCCTGCTGATCCTGCTCTTTACGCTCACCCTACGCGTGTTGCCGGCGGGCGGTTTTGAAAGTGCGCTCAGCCTGATCATGCCCGCGGTGACGCTCGGCCTGGCCACGGCAGGGTCGTACGCCCGCATGACACGCTCGGCGGTGCTTGAAGTTCTGTCGGCGCCCTTTATTCGCACCGCCAAGGCCAATGGCGTGCCACCCTTGCGGCGCATGACGCATCATGTCGCGCGCTCCATTCTCGTGCCGCTAGTCACACTGGCTGGCTTCAGTGTCGGATCGATGATCGCCGGGGCGGTGGTGATCGAGACGGTGTTCGCCTGGCCCGGCATCGGGCGGCTGCTGGTGACTTCGGTGACCGACCGCGATCTGGCGGTGGTGCAGCTGATCGTTATTCTGGCGGCTTCGACCATGGCGCTGTCGAATATGATCGTCGATCTGCTCTATGGCTGGCTTGATCCCCGGATCGGCACCAAGCGTCGTTCGGGAGCAATGTGA
- a CDS encoding ABC transporter permease has translation MRRWNLGVVVPAVMLGLVVAFAAFGNFLTPYHYDASSLLDRNMPPIFAGGEWDHPLGTDGLGRDLLARLVFGARISIGLALVGTIISAVMGTMLGLLSARSGKVVGGFILAVIDLQAAVPFIIIALAIVAIFGNSLALFVVVLGIYGWESYARLVRGGALSAHTLTFVEAARTVGVSPLNIDRRHILPAVFNIVIVQATLNFPQTILLETGLSFLGLGIQPPYTSLGQLLGEGRNSLARAWWLAVVPGSLIFFTTLAVSLLGDALRDRLDPTLRRT, from the coding sequence ATGCGTCGATGGAACCTGGGTGTCGTCGTGCCGGCTGTGATGCTTGGCCTGGTCGTGGCGTTTGCGGCCTTCGGCAATTTTCTCACGCCGTATCACTATGATGCCTCCAGCCTGCTGGACCGCAACATGCCGCCCATCTTTGCCGGTGGTGAGTGGGACCATCCCCTGGGCACGGACGGGCTGGGCCGGGACCTGCTGGCGCGTCTCGTCTTTGGCGCCCGCATCAGTATCGGCCTCGCTTTGGTCGGCACGATCATCAGCGCGGTTATGGGCACGATGCTCGGCCTGCTGTCAGCACGCAGCGGCAAGGTGGTTGGCGGGTTTATCCTGGCGGTGATCGATCTTCAGGCAGCCGTGCCGTTCATCATCATCGCGCTTGCCATCGTGGCCATCTTCGGCAATTCGCTCGCGCTCTTCGTCGTCGTTCTGGGCATCTATGGCTGGGAAAGCTATGCCCGCCTGGTGCGCGGCGGAGCGCTGTCGGCCCATACGCTGACCTTTGTGGAAGCCGCGCGGACCGTTGGTGTGTCGCCGCTCAATATCGACAGGCGCCACATTTTGCCCGCCGTCTTCAACATCGTCATCGTGCAGGCAACGCTCAATTTTCCGCAGACCATCCTGCTCGAAACCGGCCTCAGCTTTCTCGGCCTGGGCATTCAGCCGCCCTATACCAGCCTTGGCCAGCTGCTGGGCGAAGGCCGCAACAGCCTGGCTCGCGCCTGGTGGCTGGCCGTCGTGCCGGGATCATTGATCTTTTTCACCACGTTGGCGGTGAGCCTGCTCGGTGACGCATTGCGCGACCGGCTGGATCCGACCCTGCGCCGAACCTAG
- a CDS encoding ABC transporter substrate-binding protein, which translates to MRKLISTLAIAAMTMLATSVVAQEAERPDLTVAVNGLYRSLEPIDGNSTNSLRIMSSIYDAIITRNWAEDPEGATLAPSVVTEWKQVDDLTWQFTIRDGVKFHNGETMTAEDVAFTLSEERIWGEGALVPAGTRYTTSFASVEAIDDKTVEVKTTVADPDLPYRFVTPLGYVVPKDYYLSVGPEVFGQKPIGTGPYKVVEFDQASHVKLEAFDDYWGGKPPLKSIEFRIVPEFSARIAGMVAGQFDIMVNTPFDEIETVEGYEGLNYVSRPADGYIMLAYNTLDLPEFGPNPVANVNLRYAMTAAIDRDALVEALWGDSSYSPAPFNFPDTPEFYDPEARPLIEYDLDAARDYLSKANYNGEEVVINVVRGAYPNFDLAVEFMAEQWRNLGINVKLNIVDSWPLALKHPFGLLNMSMSVVFDGTPTRAIWGFWGPDSARATRADDRSWTPPADFVALGEKYLAESDRAEKVKIFRQMVAIWEREQPALMLWRNVVNWVISDKYTWTTINNDAMLFGPGFISVN; encoded by the coding sequence ATGCGTAAGTTAATCTCCACATTGGCGATCGCCGCCATGACGATGCTGGCCACCAGCGTCGTCGCGCAGGAGGCCGAGCGCCCCGACCTGACAGTCGCGGTCAATGGTCTCTATCGCAGCCTCGAGCCGATCGATGGCAATTCCACCAATTCGTTGCGCATCATGAGCAGCATCTATGATGCGATCATCACGCGGAACTGGGCGGAAGACCCCGAGGGCGCCACCCTTGCTCCGTCGGTAGTGACCGAATGGAAGCAGGTCGATGACCTGACCTGGCAGTTCACCATCCGCGACGGCGTCAAGTTCCACAATGGCGAGACGATGACGGCCGAAGACGTGGCCTTCACGCTTTCCGAAGAACGCATCTGGGGCGAAGGTGCACTGGTCCCGGCCGGTACGCGCTACACGACTTCGTTCGCCTCGGTCGAGGCGATCGACGACAAGACCGTCGAGGTCAAGACCACGGTCGCCGACCCAGACCTGCCCTACCGTTTCGTGACGCCGCTCGGCTATGTCGTGCCCAAGGATTATTACCTGAGCGTCGGCCCGGAAGTATTCGGCCAGAAGCCAATCGGCACCGGCCCGTACAAGGTGGTCGAGTTCGATCAGGCCAGCCACGTCAAGCTTGAGGCGTTCGATGACTACTGGGGTGGCAAGCCGCCGCTGAAGTCCATCGAATTCCGCATCGTGCCGGAGTTTTCCGCCCGCATCGCCGGCATGGTTGCCGGGCAGTTCGACATCATGGTCAACACCCCATTTGACGAGATCGAAACCGTCGAGGGTTATGAAGGCCTGAACTATGTCAGCCGCCCTGCCGATGGCTACATCATGCTGGCCTACAATACGCTCGACCTGCCCGAATTCGGGCCGAACCCGGTCGCCAACGTCAACCTGCGCTATGCCATGACCGCCGCGATCGACCGCGACGCACTGGTCGAGGCGCTGTGGGGCGATTCCAGCTACAGCCCGGCGCCATTCAACTTCCCGGATACGCCGGAATTCTACGACCCTGAAGCCCGCCCGCTGATCGAGTATGATCTCGACGCGGCGCGCGACTACCTCTCCAAGGCCAACTACAACGGCGAAGAAGTCGTCATCAACGTCGTGCGCGGCGCCTATCCGAACTTTGACCTGGCGGTCGAGTTCATGGCCGAGCAGTGGCGGAACCTCGGCATCAACGTCAAGCTCAACATCGTTGACAGCTGGCCACTGGCCCTCAAGCACCCGTTCGGTCTGTTGAACATGTCTATGTCGGTCGTGTTTGACGGCACCCCAACCCGCGCCATCTGGGGCTTCTGGGGCCCGGATTCTGCCCGCGCCACCCGCGCCGATGACCGCAGCTGGACGCCGCCTGCCGACTTCGTGGCGCTCGGCGAAAAGTATCTGGCCGAAAGTGATCGCGCCGAAAAGGTCAAGATCTTCCGCCAGATGGTTGCCATCTGGGAGCGCGAACAGCCTGCCCTGATGCTGTGGCGGAACGTGGTGAACTGGGTTATTTCCGACAAGTACACCTGGACCACCATCAACAACGACGCCATGCTCTTCGGACCTGGCTTCATCTCGGTCAACTGA